From the genome of Mixophyes fleayi isolate aMixFle1 chromosome 2, aMixFle1.hap1, whole genome shotgun sequence, one region includes:
- the KLHL34 gene encoding kelch-like protein 34: protein MSYFLAFCKSHRGMVFSQYQMLRTHRHLCDVCLVVDGHEFPAHKSLLACSSDYFKAMFKDYTKESKATVIHLKVITPTGLQNILDFIYTSWLSLSMNTLEDTLEAATYLQVMDALPLCSKFLINSCDLENCCFSANIASKYYLSDALEKTEKYIIHNLWALLQEDVEVTELLELNVKSMFNLIKADDISKVNEELLLDLVLKWVQYDRTRLLHAKALFENVRFGLLPLDSLRKLYTQSAVPLTPSMKSLIIKAINYHSLPSKQPLLQDKYSTLRNQKGWIILVGGTANAELVENVLGFDVYTHKWQMITNLQLKVQLHCTCVIGNFLYVLGGETPERLEGNSSTTSLSATNIVYRFDPRFNQWVQVNGMLEKRAQFSCCIVDNYIFAIGGRDSQQVIHSSVEFYDINRDTWTKSKELPFKIHGQASVVHNNRIYISGGKRGGQVNSIKDVYSFSKLETQWKKQAPMTIARFGHQMATVNDAIFTFLGIYEPFSDIEKYDPLHNQWTRLRPMTFDRFCYGLVVVEQTVLLLGGKKWQDSQEVATHNIVGYDAENDCWEEICSLAFPFCGLKCEVLQLSDTNENDNKQAKLYKIS from the coding sequence ATGAGCTATTTCTTGGCTTTCTGTAAGTCCCATCGTGGCATGGTGTTTTCTCAGTACCAGATGCTTAGAACTCACAGACACTTATGTGATGTGTGTCTAGTTGTGGATGGACATGAGTTCCCTGCACACAAGTCATTGCTGGCTTGTTCAAGTGACTACTTCAAAGCAATGTTTAAAGACTACACTAAGGAGTCCAAAGCTACAGTGATCCATCTTAAAGTCATCACACCCACAGGTCTGCAAAATATACTGGATTTCATTTACACATCATGGTTGTCCCTTTCCATGAACACTTTGGAGGACACATTGGAAGCTGCAACCTATTTGCAAGTGATGGACGCATTACCGCTGTGCAGTAAGTTCCTAATCAATAGTTGTGACTTGGAAAATTGTTGCTTCTCTGCCAATATTGCATCCAAGTATTACCTTTCAGATGCTTTAGAAAAAACAGAGAAATATATCATCCATAACCTCTGGGCACTATTACAAGAGGATGTAGAAGTAACCGAGCTGTTGGAATTAAATGTAAAGTCAATGTTTAACTTGATAAAAGCAGATGATATCTCAAAGGTAAATGAAGAACTCCTGTTAGATTTAGTCCTAAAGTGGGTGCAGTATGACAGAACCAGACTCTTACATGCTAAAGCGCTTTTTGAAAATGTTCGTTTTGGGTTGTTACCGTTAGATAGTCTCCGGAAACTCTACACTCAATCGGCAGTTCCGCTAACACCATCAATGAAGAGTCTGATCATAAAAGCAATAAACTATCATTCCCTCCCTTCCAAACAACCTCTTTTACAAGACAAGTACAGTACCCTACGGAACCAAAAGGGATGGATAATACTTGTAGGAGGAACTGCTAATGCAGAACTAGTAGAAAATGTTCTAGGCTTTGATGTCTACACTCATAAATGGCAAATGATAACAAATCTACAGTTGAAAGTTCAACTTCACTGCACATGTGTAATTGGTAACTTTCTGTATGTACTTGGGGGAGAAACTCCTGAACGTTTGGAAGGTAACTCAAGCACCACCAGCTTGTCAGCCACAAATATTGTGTATCGCTTTGACCCAAGATTTAACCAGTGGGTACAAGTCAATGGGATGCTGGAAAAAAGAGCACAGTTTTCCTGTTGTATTGTAGATAATTATATATTTGCGATTGGTGGTAGAGACAGTCAGCAAGTTATCCATTCATCAGTGGAGTTCTATGATATCAACAGAGATACTTGGACAAAGTCTAAGGAGCTGCCTTTCAAAATACATGGTCAAGCCAGTGTGGTGCACAACAACAGAATTTATATTTCAGGGGGTAAGCGTGGAGGCCAAGTGAACAGCATTAAAGATGTATATTCTTTTAGTAAGTTGGAAACACAATGGAAAAAACAAGCTCCTATGACAATTGCAAGGTTTGGACACCAGATGGCCACAGTAAACGATGCAATCTTCACGTTTTTAGGAATTTATGAACCTTTTTCCGATATTGAAAAATATGATCCTTTGCACAATCAATGGACCCGTTTGAGACCAATGACCTTTGACCGGTTTTGCTATGGCTTAGTGGTAGTGGAGCAAACTGTTCTTCTTCTTGGAGGGAAGAAATGGCAGGACTCTCAGGAGGTGGCAACACACAATATTGTTGGGTATGATGCAGAAAATGACTGCTGGGAAGAAATTTGCAGTCTGGCTTTTCCTTTTTGTGGGCTAAAGTGTGAAGTTCTCCAGCTGTCTGATACAAATGAAAATGACAACAAACAAGCCAAACTGTACAAGATAAGTTAG